A single Nisaea sp. DNA region contains:
- a CDS encoding NADH-quinone oxidoreductase subunit C, whose product MAAPTQMQRELADYLSGQLDTELVETGFILDELVIRTRPQYILKVLTFLRDDSQCQFRCLVDLCGTDYPEREQRFDVVYNLLSVQQNNRIRVKVATDEVTPVPSVSGVFPSAEWFEREAWDMYGVFFSDHPDLRRLLTDYGFEGHPLRKDFPLTGHVEVRYDDEQKRVVYEPVKLVQDFRSFDFLSPWEGARSLLPGDEKADEQSEEGAS is encoded by the coding sequence ATGGCAGCACCGACACAAATGCAGAGAGAGCTGGCGGACTATCTGTCCGGCCAGCTCGATACCGAGCTTGTCGAGACCGGTTTTATTCTCGACGAACTCGTGATCCGCACCCGGCCGCAATATATCCTGAAGGTGCTTACCTTCCTCCGGGATGATTCGCAGTGCCAGTTCCGGTGCCTCGTCGATCTCTGCGGTACCGATTATCCGGAGCGTGAACAGCGATTCGACGTCGTCTACAATCTTCTGAGCGTGCAACAGAACAACCGGATACGGGTCAAGGTCGCGACCGACGAGGTGACACCAGTCCCTTCGGTCAGCGGCGTGTTCCCGTCGGCTGAGTGGTTCGAGCGCGAGGCGTGGGACATGTACGGAGTCTTCTTCTCCGATCATCCGGACCTGCGCCGACTGTTGACGGACTATGGTTTTGAAGGTCATCCGCTGCGCAAGGACTTCCCGCTGACCGGTCATGTTGAAGTGCGCTATGACGACGAGCAGAAGCGGGTGGTCTACGAGCCGGTGAAGCTGGTTCAGGATTTCCGCAGTTTCGATTTCCTCAGCCCGTGGGAAGGCGCGCGTTCGCTCCTGCCGGGTGACGAGAAGGCGGATGAGCAGTCCGAAGAGGGGGCTTCCTGA